A region of Numenius arquata chromosome 25, bNumArq3.hap1.1, whole genome shotgun sequence DNA encodes the following proteins:
- the TNFAIP8L1 gene encoding tumor necrosis factor alpha-induced protein 8-like protein 1 → MDTFSTKNLALQAQKKLLSKMATKTIANVFIDDTSSEILDELYRATKEYTHNRKEAQKIIKNLIKIVMKLGVLYRNGQFSPEELLVMERFRKKVHTLAMTAVSFHQIDFTFDRRVMSGVLTECRDLLHQAVNGHLTAKSHSRINHVFNHFADYEFLSALYGPTEPYRTHLKRICEGVNKMLEEDNI, encoded by the coding sequence ATGGACACCTTCAGCACCAAGAACCTGGCCCTGCAGGCCCAGAAGAAGCTCTTGAGCAAGATGGCTACAAAAACCATAGCCAATGTCTTCATTGACGACACCAGCAGCGAGATCTTGGATGAGCTCTACCGGGCCACCAAGGAGTACACCCACAACCGCAAAGAGGCCCAGAAGATCATCAAAAACCTCATCAAGATTGTCATGAAGTTGGGCGTGCTCTACCGCAATGGGCAGTTCAGCCCTGAGGAGCTTCTGGTGATGGAGCGGTTCCGCAAGAAGGTGCATACCTTGGCCATGACAGCCGTCAGCTTCCACCAGATAGACTTCACCTTCGACCGCAGGGTTATGTCGGGCGTGCTGACGGAGTGCCGGGACCTGCTGCACCAGGCTGTCAACGGCCACCTGACGGCCAAATCCCACTCCCGCATCAACCACGTCTTCAACCACTTTGCGGACTATGAGTTCCTCTCGGCTCTCTACGGGCCAACCGAGCCCTACCGCACCCACCTGAAGAGGATCTGTGAGGGGGTTAACAAGATGCTGGAGGAGGACAACATATGA
- the MYDGF gene encoding myeloid-derived growth factor codes for MAAGAPLERSQPSLTPPARRSRGFLSKMAAPSGRSARRLWAALVPAALLCLAGRAAEESSTADFDVRPGGEVHTFSRSLGDYTCTFTYSAQGGTNEQWQMNIGVSEDNQLFSCSVWRPQGKSYLFFTQFKAEVKGAKIEYAMAYSQAAVGGQSDVPLKQEEFEITETTVSHREGKFRFELSKLMIVAKTPRDEL; via the exons ATGGCCGCCGGGGCGCCCCTCGAGCGGTCGCAGCCCTCCTTGACCCCTCCCGCCCGCCGTAGCCGAGGCTTCCtttccaagatggcggcgcccagcGGGAGGAGCGCCCGGCGGCTGTGGGCAGCCCTGGTGCCCGCCGCCCTGCTGTGCctggcgggccgggccgcggagGAATCGAGCACGGCCGACTTCGACGTGCGGCCCGGCGGGGAGGTTCACACCTTCTCCCGGAGCCTG ggggATTACACCTGCACCTTCACATACTCAGCTCAGGGAGGGACGAACGAG CAATGGCAGATGAACATCGGAGTCAGCGAAGACAAccagctcttctcctgctccgTCTGGAG GCCCCAAGGGAAGTCTTATCTCTTCTTTACCCAGTTTAAAGCCGAAGTGAAAGGAGCCAAGATAGAGTACGCCATGGCTTAC TCTCAAGCCGCAGTGGGTGGACAAAGCGACGTCCCCTTAAAACAGGAAGAATTCGAAATCACCGAAACAACAG tgTCTCACAGGGAAGGCAAGTTCCGTTTCGAACTATCCAAACTCATGATTGTAGCAAAAACGCCCCGTGATGAGCTGTGA